The proteins below are encoded in one region of Flavobacterium nackdongense:
- a CDS encoding aminotransferase class IV codes for MINLNGAIVSKDTTVMKNNRAFLYGDAVFETVKIVNSKILFLEDHYFRLMSAMRIVRMEIPMNFTMEYFEEQVVDLVKVNKIQDSSRARITVYRNDGGYYLPSDNTVSFLVQAEKLENKAYFIDDSEYVVDLFTDFYVPKQLLSSLKTTNKILNVTASIYASENDLDNCLLLNDSKNVVEALQGNLFMLKENRLITPPISEGCLNGVMRKQILNLAKTIENLEVIEAVISPFDLQKADELFLTNVVKGIQPISKYRKKKFSIEFSKKILRKINEKYEL; via the coding sequence ATGATAAATTTAAATGGTGCAATTGTGTCGAAGGACACTACAGTAATGAAAAATAATCGTGCATTTTTATATGGAGATGCTGTTTTTGAAACAGTTAAAATAGTTAATTCAAAGATTCTTTTTCTAGAAGATCATTATTTTAGATTGATGTCTGCAATGCGAATTGTTCGGATGGAGATTCCAATGAATTTTACAATGGAATATTTCGAAGAACAGGTCGTTGACTTGGTAAAAGTCAATAAGATTCAGGATTCTTCTCGTGCAAGAATTACTGTTTACCGTAATGATGGCGGATATTATTTGCCTTCAGATAACACCGTTTCATTTTTGGTCCAAGCCGAAAAATTAGAAAATAAAGCATATTTTATAGATGATTCCGAATATGTTGTCGATTTATTTACCGATTTTTACGTTCCAAAACAGTTGCTTTCTTCCTTGAAAACGACAAATAAAATACTGAATGTTACCGCTAGTATTTATGCCAGCGAAAATGATCTGGATAATTGTTTGCTATTGAATGATAGTAAAAATGTTGTCGAAGCCCTTCAAGGAAATTTATTTATGTTGAAAGAAAATAGGCTGATAACACCGCCAATTTCGGAGGGTTGTTTGAATGGAGTTATGCGCAAACAGATTTTGAATTTGGCAAAAACAATTGAAAATTTAGAAGTAATCGAAGCCGTCATATCACCATTCGATCTACAAAAAGCAGACGAATTGTTTCTTACAAATGTAGTTAAGGGTATCCAACCCATTTCGAAATACCGTAAAAAGAAGTTTTCGATAGAATTTTCGAAGAAGATTTTGCGAAAAATAAATGAAAAATATGAGCTATAA
- a CDS encoding HU family DNA-binding protein, with amino-acid sequence MNKSELIDAIAADAGITKAAAKLALESFLGNVGSTLKKGGRVSLVGFGSWSVSSRAARDGRNPQTGKTIKIAAKNVVKFKAGAELEGAVN; translated from the coding sequence ATGAACAAATCAGAATTAATCGACGCTATCGCTGCTGATGCAGGAATTACAAAAGCTGCTGCTAAACTAGCTTTAGAATCTTTTTTAGGAAACGTAGGTAGTACTTTGAAAAAAGGTGGAAGAGTATCTTTAGTAGGTTTCGGATCTTGGTCAGTTTCTTCAAGAGCTGCAAGAGATGGTAGAAATCCTCAAACAGGAAAAACAATAAAAATTGCTGCTAAAAATGTAGTGAAATTTAAAGCTGGAGCTGAATTAGAAGGCGCTGTAAACTAA
- the rpoC gene encoding DNA-directed RNA polymerase subunit beta': MMNNRNNNSKDKNPVKRFNKISIGLASPESILKESRGEVLKPETINYRTHKPERDGLFCERIFGPVKDFECACGKYKRIRYKGIICDRCGVEVTEKKVRRDRVGHINLVVPIAHIWYFRSLPNKIGYILGLPSKKLDMIIYYERYVVIQPGIAKTPEGESVQRLDFLTEEEYLNILDTLPTENQYLDDFDPNKFVAKMGAECIMDLLARIDLDALSYELRHSANNETSKQRKTEALKRLQVVESFRESNLNRENRPEWMIMKVVPVIPPELRPLVPLDGGRFATSDLNDLYRRVIIRNNRLKRLMEIKAPEVILRNEKRMLQESVDSLFDNTRKASAVKTESNRPLKSLSDSLKGKQGRFRQNLLGKRVDYSARSVIIVGPELKLFECGIPKDMAAELYKPFVIRKLIERGIVKTVKSAKKIIDKKEPVVWDILENVIKGHPVMLNRAPTLHRLGIQAFQPKLIEGKAIQLHPLVCTAFNADFDGDQMAVHLPLGPEAILEAQLLLLASHNILNPANGAPITVPSQDMVLGLYYMTKERLSTPELKILGEGLTFYSAEEVNIALNEGKLELNARVKIRAKDYNENGDLVYKIIQTTAGRVLFNEVVPEAAGYINEVLTKKNLRDIIGHVLSVTNVPTTAAFLDSMKDMGYKFAFKGGLSFSLGDIRIPEQKTKLIADAREQVEGISANYNMGLITNNERYNQVIDVWTSTNAQLTEAAMKNIREDQQGFNSVYMMLDSGARGSKEQIRQLTGMRGLMAKPKKSTAGGGEIIENPILSNFKEGLSILEYFISTHGARKGLADTALKTADAGYLTRRLHDVSQDVIVNTVDCGTLRGVEVSALKKNEEIVETLGERILGRVALQDVINPLTNELIVEAGEEITEVYMKAIEASPIEKLEVRSALTCEATKGICAKCYGRNLATGKMTQKGEAVGVIAAQSIGEPGTQLTLRTFHVGGVAGGISEESAIVTRFAGKIEIEDLKTVKGEDNDGNVVDIVVSRSTELKLIDEKTGILLSANNIPYGSSIFVTDGESVTKGTTICKWDPYNGVIVSEFTGKIAYEDLEQGQSFMVEIDEQTGFQEKVISESRNKKLIPTLLVYGKDGELIRSYNLPVGAHLMVDNGEKIKAGKVLVKIPRRSSKSGDITGGLPRITELLEARNPSNPAVVSEIDGVVTFGKIKRGNREIVIESKFGEVKKYLVKLSSQILVQENDFVRAGVPLSDGAITPEDILRIQGPAAVQQYLVNEIQEVYRLQGVKINDKHFEVVIRQMMRKVRVQDPGDTLFLEEQLIHTKDFIVENDKLYGMKVVEDAGDSAVLKPGQIVSPRELRDENSLLKRTDKNLVVARDVITATATPVLQGITRASLQTKSFISAASFQETTKVLNEAAVAGKVDLLEGLKENVIVGHRIPAGTGMREYDNTIVGSNEDYHEMMASKEEYIY, from the coding sequence ATGATGAACAATAGAAACAATAATAGTAAAGATAAGAATCCTGTAAAAAGATTCAACAAAATTTCGATAGGACTAGCTTCTCCTGAATCTATCTTGAAAGAATCAAGAGGTGAAGTTTTGAAACCAGAAACCATCAATTATAGAACACACAAACCAGAGCGTGACGGACTTTTCTGCGAACGTATTTTTGGACCTGTAAAAGATTTCGAATGTGCTTGTGGTAAATACAAAAGAATTCGCTACAAAGGAATCATTTGTGACCGTTGTGGTGTTGAAGTTACCGAGAAAAAAGTACGTAGAGATAGAGTAGGACACATCAACCTAGTTGTGCCAATTGCTCACATCTGGTATTTCCGTTCGTTGCCAAATAAAATTGGCTACATTTTAGGTCTTCCATCTAAGAAATTGGATATGATCATCTATTATGAAAGATACGTTGTTATCCAACCCGGTATTGCCAAAACTCCAGAAGGTGAGTCAGTTCAAAGATTAGATTTCTTAACAGAAGAAGAATATTTGAATATTTTAGATACCCTTCCTACAGAAAATCAATATTTAGACGATTTTGATCCTAATAAATTTGTTGCCAAAATGGGAGCAGAGTGTATTATGGATTTATTGGCTCGTATCGACTTAGATGCATTGTCTTATGAATTGCGTCACTCTGCGAACAACGAAACGTCTAAACAACGTAAAACCGAAGCTTTAAAAAGATTACAAGTTGTAGAATCGTTCCGTGAGTCTAACTTGAACCGCGAGAATCGTCCAGAATGGATGATTATGAAAGTGGTTCCAGTTATTCCACCAGAATTGCGTCCGTTGGTGCCACTTGACGGTGGTCGTTTCGCTACTTCTGATTTGAATGATTTATACCGTCGTGTAATTATACGTAATAATCGTTTGAAAAGATTGATGGAGATTAAAGCTCCTGAAGTCATCTTGAGAAACGAAAAACGTATGTTACAAGAATCGGTAGATTCACTTTTCGATAATACGCGTAAAGCATCGGCTGTAAAAACAGAATCAAACCGTCCGTTGAAATCACTTTCGGATTCCCTTAAAGGAAAACAAGGTCGTTTCCGTCAAAATTTACTTGGAAAACGTGTGGATTATTCTGCTCGTTCGGTAATTATCGTTGGACCTGAATTGAAATTGTTCGAATGCGGTATCCCTAAAGATATGGCTGCTGAACTGTACAAACCTTTTGTTATCCGTAAATTGATAGAAAGAGGAATTGTAAAAACAGTTAAATCGGCTAAGAAAATAATCGACAAAAAAGAGCCAGTAGTTTGGGATATCCTTGAAAATGTAATCAAAGGACATCCAGTAATGCTGAATCGTGCTCCTACTTTGCACAGATTAGGTATTCAAGCGTTCCAACCCAAATTAATTGAAGGAAAAGCAATCCAATTGCACCCTTTAGTTTGTACGGCGTTCAACGCGGATTTTGATGGGGATCAGATGGCGGTTCACTTGCCATTAGGACCAGAAGCTATTTTGGAAGCACAATTGTTATTGTTGGCTTCACACAATATTCTGAATCCTGCCAATGGTGCTCCGATTACTGTACCTTCTCAAGACATGGTTTTGGGTCTTTATTATATGACCAAAGAACGTTTGTCTACTCCAGAACTTAAAATTTTAGGCGAAGGCTTGACTTTTTATTCTGCAGAGGAAGTAAATATTGCTTTGAATGAAGGTAAATTAGAATTGAATGCGCGAGTAAAAATTCGTGCCAAAGATTATAATGAAAATGGAGATCTAGTTTACAAAATTATTCAAACAACCGCTGGTCGTGTATTGTTTAATGAGGTAGTGCCAGAAGCTGCAGGTTACATCAATGAGGTGTTGACAAAGAAAAACTTGAGAGATATCATCGGACACGTTTTAAGCGTGACCAATGTGCCTACAACGGCTGCTTTCTTGGATAGTATGAAAGATATGGGATACAAATTTGCCTTCAAAGGTGGATTGTCTTTCTCATTGGGTGATATTAGAATCCCAGAACAAAAAACAAAATTAATTGCAGATGCTAGAGAGCAAGTCGAAGGTATTTCTGCTAATTATAATATGGGTCTTATTACCAATAACGAACGTTACAACCAAGTTATTGACGTATGGACCTCTACGAATGCTCAGCTTACAGAAGCAGCGATGAAAAACATTAGAGAAGACCAACAAGGTTTCAACTCGGTGTATATGATGCTTGACTCGGGAGCGAGGGGTTCCAAAGAACAAATTCGTCAGTTAACTGGTATGCGTGGTTTGATGGCTAAGCCTAAAAAATCGACTGCTGGTGGTGGTGAAATTATCGAAAACCCAATTCTTTCGAACTTTAAAGAAGGACTTTCGATTCTTGAGTATTTTATCTCTACTCACGGTGCTCGTAAAGGTCTTGCGGATACGGCTTTGAAAACGGCCGATGCGGGTTACTTGACCAGAAGATTACATGACGTTTCGCAAGATGTTATCGTGAATACTGTAGATTGTGGTACTTTGAGAGGTGTTGAAGTTTCAGCATTGAAAAAGAACGAAGAAATCGTAGAAACTTTAGGAGAAAGAATCTTAGGACGTGTGGCATTGCAAGATGTTATCAATCCTTTGACCAATGAACTTATCGTTGAAGCAGGTGAGGAAATTACCGAAGTATACATGAAAGCCATTGAAGCGTCTCCAATTGAAAAGTTGGAAGTTCGTTCTGCATTGACTTGTGAAGCTACTAAAGGTATTTGTGCAAAATGTTACGGTCGAAACTTGGCAACAGGAAAAATGACTCAAAAAGGGGAGGCAGTCGGTGTAATCGCTGCTCAATCTATTGGAGAGCCAGGAACACAGCTTACCTTACGTACATTCCACGTGGGTGGGGTTGCAGGAGGTATTTCTGAAGAGTCTGCAATTGTTACCAGATTCGCAGGTAAAATCGAAATCGAAGATTTAAAAACAGTAAAAGGCGAAGACAATGATGGCAATGTTGTTGATATTGTAGTATCTCGTTCAACTGAATTGAAGTTAATCGATGAAAAAACCGGTATTTTATTAAGTGCAAATAACATTCCTTACGGTTCTAGTATTTTTGTTACAGACGGCGAATCTGTTACTAAAGGAACCACAATTTGTAAATGGGATCCGTATAATGGAGTTATTGTTTCTGAATTTACTGGAAAAATTGCTTACGAAGATTTAGAGCAAGGTCAATCGTTTATGGTTGAAATTGACGAACAAACTGGTTTCCAAGAAAAAGTAATTTCTGAATCTAGAAATAAAAAATTAATTCCAACTTTATTGGTTTACGGTAAAGATGGTGAATTGATACGTTCGTATAACTTACCGGTGGGTGCGCACTTGATGGTAGACAATGGTGAGAAAATTAAAGCAGGTAAAGTATTGGTTAAAATCCCACGTCGTTCTTCAAAATCTGGAGATATTACAGGAGGTTTACCAAGAATTACCGAGTTGCTTGAAGCTCGTAACCCATCCAACCCAGCAGTAGTTTCTGAAATCGACGGTGTAGTTACTTTTGGAAAAATCAAAAGAGGAAACCGTGAGATTGTCATCGAATCTAAATTTGGCGAGGTTAAGAAATATTTGGTAAAATTGTCTAGTCAAATCTTGGTACAAGAAAATGACTTCGTAAGAGCGGGAGTGCCATTGTCAGATGGTGCTATCACTCCGGAAGATATCTTGAGAATTCAAGGTCCAGCTGCTGTTCAACAGTATTTGGTAAACGAAATTCAAGAAGTGTACCGTTTGCAAGGGGTAAAAATCAACGACAAACACTTTGAGGTAGTAATTCGTCAAATGATGCGTAAAGTAAGAGTTCAAGATCCAGGTGATACTTTATTCTTAGAAGAACAATTAATTCATACCAAAGATTTTATCGTTGAAAATGATAAATTATATGGAATGAAAGTAGTGGAAGACGCAGGAGATTCTGCAGTATTGAAACCAGGACAGATTGTTTCTCCTCGTGAATTGCGTGACGAAAACTCTCTATTGAAACGTACTGATAAAAATCTTGTTGTGGCGCGTGATGTGATCACTGCCACTGCCACTCCGGTTTTACAAGGTATCACCAGAGCATCGCTACAAACCAAATCATTCATCTCTGCGGCTTCTTTCCAAGAAACAACCAAAGTATTGAACGAAGCAGCTGTAGCAGGTAAAGTCGATTTGTTAGAAGGTTTGAAGGAAAACGTAATTGTGGGTCATAGAATTCCAGCCGGTACGGGTATGAGAGAATATGATAATACGATTGTGGGTTCAAATGAAGATTACCACGAGATGATGGCGAGTAAAGAAGAATATATTTATTAG
- a CDS encoding START-like domain-containing protein: MDSKIRYEIEFPINSSPQLLYQYISTPSGLSEWFADNVNSRGEFFTFIWNDSEEKARLSSKKSGEKVRFKWVDGNNKDTEFYFELGILVDEITKDVSLMVIDFADKDEIGEAKLLWENQISDLKHVIGSV; encoded by the coding sequence ATGGATTCAAAAATACGATACGAAATAGAATTTCCTATAAACTCATCTCCTCAATTACTGTATCAATATATTTCGACGCCATCAGGTTTGTCCGAATGGTTTGCGGATAATGTCAATTCAAGGGGAGAGTTTTTTACTTTTATTTGGAATGATTCTGAAGAAAAAGCCAGACTATCTTCGAAAAAATCAGGGGAGAAAGTGCGGTTCAAATGGGTGGATGGTAACAATAAAGACACCGAATTTTATTTTGAATTAGGAATCTTGGTAGACGAAATCACCAAGGACGTTTCTTTGATGGTGATTGATTTTGCAGATAAAGATGAAATCGGGGAAGCTAAACTTTTGTGGGAAAATCAAATTTCTGACTTGAAACATGTAATTGGTTCGGTTTAG
- a CDS encoding YqgE/AlgH family protein, with protein MISEKLKKGKLLIAEPSIIGDLSFNRSVILLADHDKKGSVGFIINKPLKYTINDLIPDIKANLKIYNGGPVEQDNLYFIHNVPDLIPNSIEISNGIYWGGEYEKTKELINAGKIDKNNIRFFLGYTGWDEDQLETEMAESSWIIAQNNYQNKIIGKSSSQFWKKQIMELGGDYLIWINAPENPNYN; from the coding sequence ATGATTTCAGAAAAATTAAAAAAAGGGAAATTACTTATTGCAGAACCTTCCATTATTGGAGATTTGTCATTCAATAGGTCAGTAATATTATTAGCAGATCACGATAAAAAAGGATCGGTGGGTTTTATTATCAACAAACCCTTAAAATATACCATAAACGATTTGATTCCTGACATCAAAGCCAATTTAAAAATATACAATGGCGGACCAGTGGAGCAAGACAACCTCTATTTTATTCACAATGTTCCTGATTTAATCCCCAACAGCATCGAAATTTCGAATGGAATTTACTGGGGTGGAGAATACGAAAAAACCAAAGAACTCATCAATGCGGGCAAAATAGACAAGAATAATATTCGTTTTTTTCTGGGATATACAGGCTGGGACGAAGACCAATTGGAAACCGAAATGGCTGAAAGTTCGTGGATTATTGCTCAAAACAATTACCAAAATAAAATCATTGGAAAATCCTCTAGTCAATTTTGGAAAAAACAAATCATGGAATTAGGAGGCGACTATTTGATTTGGATTAACGCTCCTGAAAATCCAAACTACAACTAA
- the fmt gene encoding methionyl-tRNA formyltransferase, translating into MEKLRIVFMGTPEFAVGILETIIKHNYNVVGVITAADKPAGRGQKLKFSAVKEYALTNNLNLLQPTNLKDPNFLSELEALQANLQIVVAFRMLPEVVWKMPKLGTFNLHASLLPNYRGAAPINWAIINGDTKTGVTTFFIDDKIDTGAMILSAETEIDPAENAGQLHDRLMLLGSDTVLDTLVIIEKGTVSTTIQEENQEIKTAYKLNKDNCKIDWSKSTTEIYNLIRGLSPYPSAWCFFQDKNEEWNVKIHEAKMILENHNYAAGSLICSKKEMKIAVNDGYIQPISLQFPGKKKMNVAELLNGMTFSEGAMVV; encoded by the coding sequence ATGGAAAAATTAAGAATCGTATTTATGGGAACACCTGAATTTGCCGTTGGCATTTTAGAAACCATAATCAAACACAATTATAATGTAGTAGGAGTAATTACAGCGGCCGACAAACCCGCAGGTCGAGGTCAGAAGCTGAAATTTTCGGCAGTAAAAGAATATGCTTTGACCAACAATCTCAATTTGTTGCAACCGACCAACCTGAAAGACCCAAACTTTTTATCCGAATTAGAAGCATTGCAAGCCAATTTACAAATCGTCGTTGCTTTCAGAATGCTTCCAGAAGTAGTTTGGAAAATGCCAAAATTAGGCACATTCAATCTTCATGCTTCCTTGCTTCCTAATTATCGGGGAGCCGCCCCAATCAATTGGGCTATTATAAACGGCGATACAAAAACGGGAGTAACTACCTTCTTTATTGATGATAAAATAGATACGGGAGCTATGATTCTTAGTGCCGAAACCGAAATTGATCCAGCGGAAAATGCCGGACAACTGCACGATCGTTTAATGCTTTTGGGTAGCGACACTGTTTTAGACACCTTGGTTATAATCGAAAAAGGAACCGTGAGCACCACAATCCAAGAAGAAAATCAAGAAATAAAAACCGCATACAAACTAAATAAAGACAATTGCAAAATCGATTGGTCGAAATCGACTACTGAAATCTACAATTTGATACGGGGATTGAGTCCCTATCCTTCAGCTTGGTGTTTTTTTCAGGATAAAAATGAGGAGTGGAATGTGAAAATTCACGAAGCAAAAATGATTTTGGAAAATCACAATTATGCAGCGGGAAGTTTAATTTGCAGCAAAAAAGAAATGAAAATTGCGGTTAATGATGGGTATATCCAGCCAATTAGCCTTCAATTTCCAGGCAAAAAGAAGATGAATGTAGCTGAATTGCTGAACGGAATGACATTTTCAGAAGGCGCAATGGTAGTTTAG
- a CDS encoding T9SS sorting signal type C domain-containing protein: MNKFTLGFFLANSKTTIKGGLVLFALLLMNSQLSWGQISITGFGSGNTYNQNFDGLVNNGIANAVTTLPVGWTFIETGTSSNATYAASTGSDNGGNTYSYGATSSTDRALGGLQSGSVVPTLGVSFTNNSGSFISELVITYTGEQWRIGTANRVDRLDFQYSLNATSLSTGTWVDVDNLDFTAPVTTGSIGAKDGNAATNRTSITNTISGLSIASGATFWLRFNDFNATGADDGLAVDDFSIYANAPTATTWDGTTWSYGAPIATVDAIIDGTYNTKPVIEGGNGTFTAKKLTVNANKSFTINSGTNLTVQNDIVNSGTLTIENNANLIQVNNVANSGSGTTIVNRNSNALFRQDYTLWSSPVSGAQTLLNFSPATLATRFYTYDNTLSSGTGTGLYSAVASPSTTPFTAGTGYLIRMPNEGSTNYNAGTETLVYPGVFTGTANNGSVTIGGALDPLTPGEFYAVGNPYPSTISALAFLAGNPNADGTLYFWRKTNGTPNTTSSYATWTTVGGVAGSNVAPNNIAPDGTIAVSQGFIVNTLLVTALNFTNTMRTSSNSALFFKTKKVEDKSRIWLNLTNATGAFSQALIGYLDGATNGFDNGIDGKYINDSPIALTSSINNEEYTIQGRPNFDASDVVALNFKTNVSGDYTIAIDQVDGLFSGNQDIYLVDSKTGTETNLKAGAYNFTAAAEVDNTRFSLKFQKTLSVNAQTIADNSVIVYKNNGGIYVNSGAKTMNNIKVFDIQGRLVAERNNMKSNTCSIQNLKASNQILIVKVTTEDNLEISKKVEN; this comes from the coding sequence ATGAACAAATTTACTTTAGGTTTTTTTCTGGCAAATAGTAAAACAACAATCAAAGGAGGGTTGGTCTTGTTTGCCTTATTATTAATGAATAGTCAGTTGAGTTGGGGGCAGATTTCAATTACAGGTTTTGGGAGTGGAAATACCTATAACCAAAATTTTGATGGACTTGTGAATAATGGTATTGCAAATGCTGTGACTACACTACCTGTTGGTTGGACTTTTATAGAAACAGGGACTAGTTCTAATGCGACTTATGCTGCTAGTACTGGCTCGGATAATGGTGGAAACACATATAGCTATGGCGCAACAAGTTCTACAGATAGAGCCTTAGGTGGCTTGCAGTCTGGTTCGGTTGTTCCAACGCTAGGAGTTTCATTCACAAATAATTCTGGAAGTTTTATTTCTGAATTGGTTATTACCTATACAGGAGAACAATGGAGAATTGGGACAGCAAATAGAGTTGACAGATTAGATTTTCAATATAGTTTAAATGCCACAAGTTTGTCAACAGGTACTTGGGTAGATGTAGATAATTTAGATTTTACTGCTCCAGTTACAACTGGATCGATAGGAGCAAAAGATGGAAATGCTGCAACAAATAGAACAAGCATTACAAATACAATCTCAGGTTTGTCAATTGCTTCTGGCGCAACTTTTTGGTTAAGATTCAACGATTTTAATGCAACAGGAGCAGATGATGGCTTAGCAGTTGATGATTTTAGTATATATGCAAACGCTCCAACCGCTACAACTTGGGACGGTACTACTTGGTCTTATGGAGCTCCAATAGCTACAGTAGATGCCATCATCGACGGAACGTACAATACAAAGCCGGTCATTGAGGGTGGTAACGGCACATTCACAGCCAAAAAACTGACAGTAAACGCTAACAAATCGTTTACCATTAATTCTGGAACCAACCTGACGGTTCAAAACGATATTGTAAATAGCGGAACCTTAACTATTGAAAACAACGCCAACTTGATTCAAGTAAACAATGTCGCCAACTCTGGTTCAGGAACCACAATAGTGAATCGCAACAGCAATGCTTTATTCCGTCAAGATTATACTTTATGGTCATCTCCGGTTTCAGGAGCTCAAACGCTGCTGAATTTCTCTCCTGCGACACTCGCGACTAGGTTTTATACTTATGACAATACTCTTTCCAGCGGAACTGGTACTGGCTTATATTCTGCAGTGGCAAGTCCATCAACTACGCCATTTACTGCTGGTACAGGATATTTAATCCGTATGCCAAATGAAGGTTCAACGAATTATAATGCTGGAACCGAAACTTTAGTCTATCCTGGAGTGTTTACAGGAACTGCTAATAATGGATCAGTTACTATAGGTGGCGCCTTAGACCCTCTAACTCCTGGTGAGTTCTATGCTGTCGGTAATCCTTATCCATCAACCATCAGTGCCCTTGCATTCTTGGCAGGAAACCCAAACGCAGATGGTACTTTGTATTTCTGGAGAAAAACAAATGGGACACCTAATACAACATCCTCTTATGCAACTTGGACCACCGTAGGAGGTGTTGCGGGTAGTAACGTTGCGCCAAATAATATAGCACCTGACGGGACAATAGCAGTTAGTCAAGGATTTATTGTAAATACTTTATTAGTAACTGCATTGAATTTTACAAATACCATGCGAACTTCAAGTAACAGCGCATTATTTTTTAAAACCAAAAAAGTAGAAGACAAATCTCGTATTTGGTTGAACTTGACCAATGCCACGGGAGCATTTAGTCAAGCTTTGATAGGTTATCTAGATGGAGCTACAAACGGATTCGATAATGGAATTGATGGTAAATACATTAATGACAGTCCAATTGCGTTAACTTCTAGCATCAACAACGAAGAATATACCATTCAAGGTCGTCCTAATTTCGATGCATCAGATGTTGTAGCATTAAATTTTAAAACAAATGTTTCAGGTGACTATACTATCGCCATTGATCAAGTGGACGGATTGTTCTCAGGTAATCAGGACATTTATTTGGTAGATAGTAAAACAGGAACTGAAACGAATTTGAAAGCCGGAGCATACAATTTTACTGCGGCAGCGGAAGTGGATAATACTAGATTCTCCTTGAAATTCCAAAAGACTTTGAGTGTAAACGCACAAACGATTGCAGATAACAGCGTGATAGTGTATAAAAACAATGGCGGGATTTATGTTAACTCAGGAGCGAAAACAATGAACAACATCAAAGTTTTTGACATACAAGGAAGGTTGGTTGCAGAACGCAACAATATGAAATCAAACACCTGTTCTATCCAGAATTTGAAAGCGAGCAATCAAATACTAATCGTAAAAGTAACCACAGAAGATAACCTAGAAATTAGCAAGAAAGTAGAAAACTAG
- a CDS encoding DUF3467 domain-containing protein: MNNQQQQGQLDIELDEKTAEGIYSNLAIINHSSSEFVLDFVSIMPGIPKAKVKSRIVLTPQHAKRLLNAIGENIHRFEVAHGEIKDTEQLPIPLNFGPTGQA; the protein is encoded by the coding sequence ATGAACAATCAACAGCAACAAGGACAGTTAGATATTGAATTAGATGAAAAAACAGCTGAAGGAATTTATTCCAACTTGGCAATTATCAATCATTCATCATCGGAATTTGTATTGGACTTTGTAAGTATCATGCCTGGTATTCCTAAAGCTAAAGTCAAGTCAAGAATAGTCTTGACACCCCAACACGCCAAAAGGTTGTTGAATGCCATTGGAGAAAACATTCACCGTTTTGAAGTCGCACACGGCGAAATAAAAGACACGGAACAACTCCCCATTCCATTAAATTTTGGCCCTACGGGACAAGCATAA